The proteins below are encoded in one region of Neodiprion virginianus isolate iyNeoVirg1 chromosome 7, iyNeoVirg1.1, whole genome shotgun sequence:
- the LOC124308390 gene encoding proto-oncogene tyrosine-protein kinase ROS isoform X1: MVGLRIWVLIRLWALIPGVVGLLPEDFDVGSPTSFEQDCIAWCRDLDVNQSRTDEVNSEVGCGANCRLDKCTIGCAAWELALETNCQAVCNVTQELLPPKQLYCVLGCQDAVNRYFQQLKEEIGTPPAPALVADSLTATSLRLEWKGIDLAKRGAKLSYVVQWMYEELAESWQYCRNESWEKDNQILVKNLQPYTKYRFRVAVILKSTQHSRESIASAPSVPILTKPEGFPLSPPVIVRAAAVDCCRVSVSWEPGPFPNGPLLSYVLRLQGGNYSTLKDISAVENVTDHYMFQNLTPHQNYSVSITMRNSEGEGPPAVIYISTTPEPAVTDMQLPILILGGEHQVKKQVADLLENPVLIYETANKICGVAIHVASGQVFVSDSGGYVYRTSVDERTDPVVVLSPDQVNFKPLSLSVDWLNLHLYVLGEVKHATTVWQIARCNLDGRGLTVAVAAFLSKPSHIEVDPYNGYLFWVSKDGLSRLDLADISNGVKHETQPDLILEDSHLEAFMVDHRNFRLLIPHPMQNTVLSVTLDGREVSNLRANTQQPQFQNVVSLAMANGLFYWANGRDILTEDYHPGQNRYFHNSYPYKSCYSVNVLMDASQPAPVPVNPPTGVQAVLGAEMAKVSWRAPYLLGGQGKGAWQNWSYELEIKDEITGKAVHQKGIRLLSHTVHRLRERTKYSIKAAAYTSAGRGPWSTEFRGRTLRDPKGEPYASILWSATEGLLKSDVTGENVETLIHRASWKDSEMQYHIVDVAWYKDLLYLVGNNSVLYCYNTTSHENNRMHINSVGSVAVDWISKKLYWANPNQQIITRANLDGTHQEPMSILAIVKELMIDSLEAYLYWSTGYAVEVSRLNGQDRRFYYSDEIFIGKQVMGLTLDTENKFVYWIVRSYESGSILYKAPTSERIPLNDKIIPEQKYLEFQVSALQYPNIQGPLCYFSEHLLWLQDDRNAVIGDLSGQNTAIINGITLSGLQMVAIMDHALHKYPKNLSANSIVVLPSAVSIDSIRVEGKWNNFNVSWNPVKNVNYGTVFYEVKFADYINTNTNSEITKETTIPYHNSEIFSPYAILEVTIKAFTYWGMSHNTRKILRSPQAKPSQPTNARGFVEFDKKPLSDETNISAVFRWDPPDHPNGLIQVYAIDCWYMLEGMNIDICNCLNVNSTMLEYRLYQLLPNTTYYFRVQAYTEVGGGWFTDIVNISTDYENPVPKILVATPEAVRISDLDRQINDTITRHVAIEVAYSAVENKVYGINEMQEMMLADIDSPNVTKILKLNNTASSLCVNWVTRTLFWTEADYGESVSRNIMRLDLTAWEAGYTIAEKIITTRNATLNLDISPLTGTLYWIELVQADRGVTMQSNLNGENVQYFFNQIDDCSCHYAPIVRPVMAVDNTDASTPVIYWVSMEGHLNIADMDGCTCNVVLGPGFNRGLPPTSLTVDKINLYWSNADKDSVYYVEKANPDDTRIKRLYLQSPRSLKAIGKSLQPYPVAECLVPRQVSDNVEVLKKFSNSIKIKLPEPVPHFACEKYNLPATLYTIYITECSAVDSTKCSNNREKMKLKTFKKEIEVENLKPFSRYMFQLSLSNYYSGLESSSPEPHQGVVIITEAGVPTRPENVEVQALTPTLAAVSWLPPKILNGAAVRYEIHWRPVQLVNGMRHNGEQSIKHTEQSSDGKLSATLQSLLPGQDYLICVRAYSTSSAIYNESLPQFLKMYPEPNNLTLTGTSVNSMNISWVPNKNLTIDYSLQYSIVGSDKWQTVVNPILRNDKVEFHIRKLQPKTFYRFKLTLRYPIYKLNVTWPSDARFTFQTSGDVPSAPGTPTITKVRGPVYQVNWEPAHARGSSITLYRLEGTILEDSDTMDKRRNETSEWRLYYNGTDTYWIIPDEMVQKYQFRVQAKNAYGLGTWSKASAVVDLSEAGSGIFVPPQHLGLILGLSVPLILGVMLLCFGFFLCPVYRQRKEDKKAVIPPAAPDVELATLREIPRGNFMQSNTLYATATQDDPDDSSLPKIKREQITLAKFLGSGAFGEVFQGIAKDLDGPGITGVAIKTLRKGASAQEKTEFLREARLMSPFRHKHVLRLLGVCLDTDPPLLVLELMKAGDLLTYLRASRCLQPSDPCALRLQDLLAMCEDVARGCQYLEELHFVHRDLACRNCLVSARDRENRVVKIGDFGLARDIYKNDYYRKEGEGLLPVRWMAPESLVDGVFTSQSDVWAFGVLMWEITSLGQQPYPARTNLEVLYHVRAGGRLPKPLNCPTPLHQLMLRCWSTADARPSFKACLDHIITLRSRTEDAAISPAHAGHYLSKQGVSNMAYFADENQNHNHSGNSWKSTSSEGSRDMQPFLPDSCNTTALLASGEIPKYLELIADNDVPDVRDTPTGGYEVPRPVQCLDKNEVQKESKIPELSDSQNESSNLDSEQLEDVVNQKRESANNFDLTEPKRASISSTGEKFCILDSSRLANHVSKCIAVTNSPSSIDDSRKSEKISTEIRGSLTSLSGRSSSSHGSSTSLTPSRPSSSLLNSQNTLPLKKNGATKQNILSSDTNSGRNTISKLSRTHSILQNGKANIPLAINSALLNSLRQTPDAGEDGNEIATYTNINSDAVRVNG; the protein is encoded by the exons AGGAAATAGGCACTCCACCTGCTCCGGCACTAGTCGCCGACAGTCTAACAGCCACCTCCCTGAGGCTGGAATGGAAGGGCATCGACTTGGCGAAACGAGGTGCCAAATTATCCTACGTGGTACAATGGATGTACGAGGAGCTCGCGGAATCTTGGCAATACTGCAGAAACGAATCGTGGGAAAAGGACAACCAGattttagtaaaaaatttacagccTTACACAAAGTACAGG tttcgcGTAGCCGTGATCCTGAAATCGACTCAGCACTCTAGGGAATCAATTGCTTCAGCTCCTAGTGTTCCAATCTTGACTAAACCCGAGGGTTTTCCATTGTCACCACCGGTAATTGTTAGGGCGGCAGCGGTAGATTGCTGCCGCGTGTCCGTGTCTTGGGAACCGGGACCGTTTCCAAACGGCCCACTTTTGTCCTATGTCCTGCGGCTGCAAGGGGGCAATTATTCCACGCTTAAG GATATTTCAGCTGTTGAAAATGTGACAGACCATTACATGTTTCAAAATCTGACGCCCCACCAAAACTATTCTGTGAGCATAACGATGAGGAATAGCGAAGGGGAGGGACCTCCTGCCGTAATATACATTTCAACAACGCCCGAGCCAgctg TTACAGACATGCAACTACCGATACTGATTCTTGGGGGAGAGCACCAGGTGAAGAAGCAGGTCGCCGACTTGTTAGAAAATCCAGTCTTGATCTATGAAACGGCCAACAAAATTTGCGGTGTCGCGATACACGTTGCCTCTGGACAAGTATTCGTATCGGATTCAGGTGGCTACGTTTATCGAACATCGGTTGATGAAAGAACCGATCCTGTTGTCGTGCTGAGCCCGGACCAAGTGAACTTCAAGCCACTGAGTTTATCCGTTGATTGGCTGAACTTGCATCTGTACGTCTTGGGAGAAGTCAAACACGCAACGACCGTCTGGCAAATAGCTCGTTGCAACCTGGATGGACGGGGACTGACCGTTGCGGTCGCAGCTTTTTTGTCCAAGCCTTCGCACATCGAAGTTGATCCGTACAACGGGTACCTGTTTTGGGTCAGCAAAGATGGATTATCTCGTTTGGATTTAGCCGATATTAGCAACGGTGTGAAGCACGAG ACACAGCCAGACCTTATACTCGAAGATTCGCATCTGGAGGCATTTATGGTCGATCACAGAAATTTTCGTCTGCTGATACCACATCCTATGCAAAACACGGTGTTATCGGTTACTTTGGATGGTAGAGAAGTCTCGAATCTCCGAGCGAACACTCAGCAGCCGCAATTTCAGAACGTCGTTTCACTGGCTATGGCCAACGGTTTGTTTTATTGGGCAAACGGAAGGGATATACTAACGGAAGACTATCATCCAGGCCAGAACAGATACTTTCATAACTCGTATCCCTACAA GTCTTGCTACAGCGTAAATGTGCTGATGGACGCCAGTCAACCAGCTCCAGTTCCTGTCAATCCACCGACCGGTGTTCAGGCTGTTCTTGGAGCCGAAATGGCAAAGGTTTCTTGGAGAGCGCCGTATCTGCTCGGAGGACAGGGTAAAGGAGCTTGGCAAAACTGGTCCTACGAATTAGAAATCAAAGACGAAATAACCGGGAAAGCTGTTCATCAAAAAGGAATCCGTTTATTGTCTCACACTGTTCATCGATTGAGAGAGAGAACTAAGTATTCGATAAAGGCTGCGGCATATACGAGCGCCGGACGAGGTCCCTGGTCTACAGAATTTCGAGGACGAACATTGAG AGATCCAAAAGGCGAGCCCTACGCTTCTATATTGTGGTCCGCGACTGAAGGATTATTGAAGAGTGACGTGACCGGAGAAAACGTGGAGACTTTGATACACAGGGCAAGCTGGAAGGACTCTGAAATGCAGTATCACATTGTCGACGTTGCGTGGTACAAAGACCTGCTCTACTTGGTCGGTAATAACTCGGTTTTGTACTGCTATAACACGACTAGCCATGAGAATAACAGAATGCACATAAATTCCGTTGGAAGCGTCGCTGTCGATTGGATATCGAAAAAACTCTACTGGGCAAATCCAAATCAGCAAATA ATAACCAGAGCAAACTTGGATGGAACTCATCAAGAACCAATGTCAATACTGGCAATTGTCAAGGAATTGATGATAGACTCGTTGGAAGCCTATTTGTATTGGTCGACTGGATATGCGGTCGAAGTATCGAGACTTAATGGCCAAGACAGAAGATTCTATTATTccgatgaaatatttatcggtAAGCAAGTAATGGGTTTGACGTTGGATACGGAGAACAAGTTTGTGTATTGGATTGTCAGGAGTTACGAAAGCGGATCGATACTCTACAAAGCACCAACGTCCGAAAGAATACCtttgaatgataaaattattccagagcag AAATATTTGGAATTTCAGGTTTCGGCGTTACAATATCCTAACATACAAGGGCCACTTTGTTACTTTTCGGAGCACTTGCTGTGGCTCCAAGATGATAGAAATGCAGTTATCGGAGATTTGTCTGGTCAAAACACAGCCATTATCAACGGAATAACCTTGTCCGGTCTTCAGATGGTTGCCATAATGGATCACGCTCTTCACAAGTATCCGAAGAATTTATCTGCGAATAGCATTGTTGTATTACCGTCTGCGGTAAGCATAGACAGCATAAGAGTGGAAGGCAAATGGAACAATTTCAACGTCTCGTGGAACCCtgtgaaaaatgtaaactACGGAACGGTCTTTTACGAGGTGAAATTCGCGGATTATATAAACACGAATACGAATTCAGAAATCACTAAGGAAACAACGATACCTTACCACAAttccgaaatattttcaccatacGCCATATTGGAAGTAACCATAAAAGCGTTCACTTATTGGGGAATGTCACATAACACACGAAAAATTCTGAGATCTCCTCAAGCGAAACCTAGTCAACCAACGAACGCAAGAGGATTCGTTGAATTTGATAAGAAACCACTTAGCGACGAGACTAATATTTCCGCGGTGTTCAG ATGGGATCCACCCGATCATCCCAACGGCTTGATCCAAGTTTACGCAATAGACTGTTGGTACATGCTGGAAGGTATGAATATAGACATTTGCAACTGTCTCAATGTAAATTCGACAATGTTGGAATACCGATTGTATCAGTTGCTGCCGAACACAACTTACTACTTCCGAGTGCAGGCATACACAGAAGTCGGTGGCGGATGGTTCACCGACATCGTCAATATATCAACTGATTACGAAAATCCTGTACCGAAAATATTGGTGGCTACACCAGAGGCTGTGAGAATTTCAGATTTGGACAGACAAATCAACGACACGATAACCAGACATGTCGCTATTGAAGTGGCCTACTCTGCGGTGGAGAATAAAGTATATGGAATAAACGAAATGCAGGAGATGATGCTCGCGGATATCGATAGTCCGAACGTAACAAAAATTCTTAAATTGAACAATACCGCGTCAAGTTTATGCGTCAATTGGGTTACCAGGACCTTATTTTGGACGGAAGCAGATTACGGAGAATCTGTTAGTAGAAATATTATGCGACTGGATTTAACAGCGTGGGAAGCAGGCTATACAATCGCCGAGAAAATAATAACCACTAGGAACGCAACGTTAAATTTGGATATATCACCTCTGACAGG AACATTGTATTGGATCGAGTTAGTTCAAGCCGATCGCGGAGTGACGATGCAATCAAATTTGAACGGAGAAAATGTTCAGTATTTCTTCAACCAAATTGACGACTGCTCGTGTCATTATGCGCCGATTGTGAGACCGGTCATGGCGGTCGACAATACGGACGCCTCTACACCTGTAATTTATTGGGTCTCAATGGAAGGCCACTTGAACATCGCAGACATGGATGGATGTACTTGCAATGTGGTGCTCGGTCCAG GTTTTAACAGAGGTTTACCACCGACGTCATTGACAGTGGACAAGATAAATCTTTACTGGTCAAACGCGGATAAGGACAGTGTTTACTACGTAGAAAAAGCCAATCCGGATGACACCAGAATCAAAAGACTTTACTTGCAAAGCCCGCGTAGTCTTAAAGCCATTGGAAAATCTTTGCAGCCTTATCCAGTTGCCGAATGCTTGGTTCCGAGACAAGTATCTGATAATGTTGAAGTtctgaagaaattttcaaactccaTCAAGATCAAGTTACCTGAACCTGTGCCCCACTTCGCATGTGAGAAATATAATCTTCCGGCAACACTGTATACCATTTACATTACCGAATGCTCCGCGGTAGATTCTACTAAGTGTAGCAAcaacagagaaaaaatgaaactgaagACTTTCAAGAAGGAAATCGAAGTTGAAAATCTTAAACCGTTTAGTAGATACATGTTTCAGCTGAGTTTGAGCAACTACTACAGTGGCTTGGAGTCTTCCAGTCCTGAACCACACCAGGgagtagtaataataacggAGGCAGGAGTTCCAACGAGGCCAGAAAATGTCGAAGTTCAAGCACTAACGCCTACTTTAGCGGCGGTTAGTTGGCTGCCACCAAAAATATTGAACGGAGCAGCTGTTCGCTATGAAATTCATTGGAGACCAGTGCAGCTTGTTAACGGAATGAGACACAACGGCGAACAGTCGATTAAACACACCGAGCAATCTTCGGATGGAAAACTATCTGCGACGCTGCAGTCATTATTGCCGGGACAAGATTACCTGATATGTGTTCGCGCTTACTCGACTTCCAGTGCTATTTACAACGAAAGCCTTCCTCAATTCCTGAAAATGTATCCAGAACCAAACAACTTGACGCTGACTGGTACCAGTGTCAACTCGATGAACATATCATGGGTGCCGAATAAAAATCTGACTATTGACTACAGTCTGCAATACTCGATAGTGGGATCGGACAAATGGCAGACAGTTGTCAATCCGATACTTCGAAATGATAAGGTGGAATTCCACATTCGTAAACTGCAACCGAAAACTTTCTACAGATTTAAATTGACGCTAAGGTATCCAATTTATAAGCTTAACGTCACCTGGCCGTCAGACGCGAGATTTACTTTCCAAACATCAG GCGATGTTCCAAGCGCTCCTGGAACTCCCACAATAACGAAGGTGCGTGGTCCGGTCTATCAAGTTAATTGGGAGCCTGCACACGCTCGTGGATCTTCGATCACGTTGTATCGTCTTGAAGGAACCATCTTAGAAGATTCCGATACTATGGATAAACGTCGCAACGAAACTAGCGAATGGCGCCTCTACTATAACGGGACAGACACTTACTGGATAATCCCAGACGAAATGGTGCAAAAGTACCAATTTCGAGTTCAAGCAAAGAACGCGTATGGCCTTGGAACTTGGAGTAAAGCCAGCGCAGTGGTTGACTTAAGTGAGGCTGGGAGTGGAATATTTGTCCCACCGCAACACCTGGGATTGATACTAGGACTCAGTGTTCCTCTGATCCTCGGAGTGATGCTATTATGTTTTGGCTTTTTCCTTTGTC CAGTCTACCGGCAACGTAAAGAGGATAAAAAGGCAGTAATTCCACCAGCTGCGCCGGACGTTGAATTAGCAACGTTACGTGAAATTCCGCGCGGAAATTTTATGCAGTCAAACACGTTGTACGCAACTGCGACGCAAGACGACCCGGACGACTCTTCGCTGCCAAAGATAAAAAGGGAGCAAATAACGCTGGCCAAATTCCTGGGTAGCGGTGCATTCGGAGAG GTTTTTCAAGGCATTGCGAAGGACCTGGACGGTCCTGGAATAACTGGAGTGGCTATAAAGACTCTTAGAAAAGGGGCGTCTGCGCAAGAGAAGACTGAATTTTTACGCGAGGCTCGACTTATGAGTCCCTTCAGGCACAAGCACGTTCTTCGACTGCTTGGAGTTTGCCTAGACACAGATCCGCCGCTGCTGGTGTTGGAGCTAATGAAGGCTGGGGATCTGTTGACGTATTTGAGAGCCAGCCGCTGTCTACAGCCATCGGATCCCTGTGCTCTTAGACTTCAAGATCTTCTTGCTATGTGCGAAGATGTGGCGAGAGGCTGCCAATACCTGGAGGAACTTCATTTTGTTCACAGAGACCTAGCTTGCAGGAACTGCCTGGTATCCGCCAGGGACAGAGAGAACCGTGTGGTAAAAATTGGAGACTTCGGACTCGCAAGAGACATCTATAAAAACGATTACTACCGCAAG GAGGGCGAAGGCCTACTGCCGGTACGATGGATGGCACCGGAGTCTCTGGTGGATGGGGTATTTACCTCTCAAAGTGACGTGTGGGCGTTCGGTGTTTTGATGTGGGAAATCACTTCCCTGGGCCAGCAGCCGTACCCGGCAAGAACAAATCTGGAAGTGCTATACCACGTTAGAGCTGGCGGAAGACTGCCAAAGCCGCTAAATTGTCCAACGCCGTTACATCAGTTGATGCTGCGCTGCTGGAGCACGGCGGATGCTAGACCCAGTTTTAAGGCTTGTTTGGATCATATAATAACGCTCAGAAGCAGAACAGAAGATGCCGCGATCAGCCCTGCACATGCTGGCCATTACTTATCTAAACAAG GCGTGTCTAACATGGCTTACTTTGCTGATGAGAATCAAAATCATAACCACTCAG gCAACTCCTGGAAATCTACAAGCTCCGAAGGCAGTAGAGACATGCAGCCATTTTTACCCGATTCTTGCAACACGACGGCACTATTAGCGTCCGGCGAAATTCCGAAATATTTAGAATTAATAGCAGATAACGACGTACCTGATGTTAGAGATACTCCGACTGGTGGCTATGAAGTACCGAGACCCGTACAGTGCCTGGATAAAAATGAAGTTCAAAAGGAAAGCAAAATACCAGAACTATCAGATTCGCAAAATGAAAGCTCAAACTTGGATAGTGAACAATTGGAAGATGTTGTAAATCAAAAAAGAGAATCGGCGAATAACTTTGACTTGACGGAACCAAAAAGAGCCTCCATTTCCAGCACAGGAgaaaaattctgcattttgGATAGCTCAAGGTTGGCTAATCATGTTTCCAAATGTATAGCCGTGACGAACTCTCCGAGTTCCATTGACGACAGTCGCAAGAGCGAAAAAATCTCAACAGAAATCAGAGGATCGCTGACTAGTTTGAGCGGTAGAAGCAGCAGCTCCCACGGCTCGTCGACAAGCTTGACTCCTTCTAGGCCAAGCTCGTCGTTATTGAATTCTCAGAATACTTTGCCATTGAAGAAGAATGGGGCAACTAAGCAAAACATTCTATCCAGCGATACGAATAGTGGAAGAaatacaatttcgaaattaaGCAGGACACATTCAATTCTGCAAAACGGGAAAGCGAATATACCTTTAGCAATAAATAGTGCCTTACTGAATTCTCTCAGGCAAACACCAGACGCAGGTGAAGATGGAAATGAGATCGCTACCTATACAAATATAAACTCTGACGCGGTCAGAGTAAATGGGTAA